The genomic window GCGCTGCTGGGGGTCGTGTCCTCGAACCGTTGGATACGAAAATCCGCCAGCTTAAGTCCGCGCGCGTCGCGACGGGCTTCGTAGGCGAGCTTTCCGGCGCTCTTGCCGACGAGGTTGATCGATCGGCTCCCCATCAGCATGAAGTTGCCGCTGCACCAGCCGACCAGGTAGTCGTGAAGCGCTTCCTCCGGCGAGCCGGGTTCCAGGCTATCGGGCAGGCCGGGGAGGTTTCGGGGCGCCCAGGCATCGAGCGCCCTTCTCTCCCCGTCTCGACGCGCCGCGCTGGTGACGGCCTCGTCGATGATATCGCCAAAAGACTGTGAGGCCTTCTGCTTCTGGACCGCGATCCGTTCAGGTTCTTCGGCCTTCTCCTGCGCCCAGTCGACCAGGGCCTGGAACAGGTGCCAGGCCTTGGCGCAGGCGATCCTGTTCCCGTAGCCGCTATCGCGACCATGCAGGATGCCGTGCCGGTAGGGGATCGAGATCGGATCCCCCGTCGTTCTGGTACGCGGCGCCCTGATGAGACCGATCAGGGCGGGCAGGCCGGTCGTGTGGCCGACGATGGAATCGAATGCGGTGAGATCGGCGTGCTCGGAAAAGACGCTGAAGCCGCCGACATCGTAGGCCAGTCCGTCCGAGGCCATGAGCACGAGAGGCGTGGCGGCGAGATAGCGGCCCTCAAGGAACAGCGCCTTGGCCTCTTCAAGCTGGGGCTTGCGCTCGTACACCTTGTGGAAGCGATGGGACCGCATGATCAGGAACCTCAGCGTGGGCTCGTCGAAGATGTCGGCCAACAACCGCTCCGCATCGTCCGCCTTGCCTGCGGTCTTCAGAGCGATCGCGGATTCCATCGCCTCGGTAGGCATGCTCCCGCAAGTGACCCAACCCAGGCCTGAGAAGGCGGTGTTGAAACGGTCGGGGAGGGTCAGGACGCCGGCCTTGTCGACGACGTCCGCCAGGGCCTTTGCGGCGTCGGCCAAAGGGCCGTCCGGCGGAACGATCCCAAGGCTCGCGATGAGACGCGCCGCCTCAGCCGCCTGCATCATCTCGGCCGCTGTCGGGTTGTCTGAGATCTTCTTGCCCATAACGGATCGTAGCAGCCGATTCGCTTCTACACCGTCGTTTCAGGAAGCCGAGCGGCCGTTAGCGGTCCTGAGACTTGGTCTCGGCGTCGGCGTTTCCGAGATCAGCGAGCCTTGTCCGAAACCCCGAAATGATGTCGCTCGCGTCGCTCGCCTTCACCAGCGCTGCAAAATACCGCGTCGTGCGCGCCATGGCGTCGATCGCGAAAAAGAGCGCCTTGGGAATCTCGGTTTCAAACGGCCCCAGTATCGGCCGCACGCCCTTGTCTCCCGTCTGTAGCTTCAGGGCGTCGAGACTATTGTGCGAGAGATGCCCGTAGAAGCCGCTTGCGAGACGATACTGAAGGTAGCCGGGGTCTCCGGGCAGGCTGGCCGCCAGCGCCTTCATGGAGATCGGCCGACGTTTGCCCAGCAGCGCGGCATGCGCGGCTTCTCGTTCCACCGATGCGGAATGCAGTTCCTCGTTTCCTGGGTAGGCCGCCCGGAGGAGCTGTTCCCGATCGACCGCGTGCTTGTGGTGATCGATATCCAGTTCCTCGAGCGCCTTCTCCGGATTGGTCGCCAGAAGACTGAGCCAGAACCCCGCTTCATGGATGGGGCGCACCGCTCCCACGGCCTCGATCGTCATGGCGCGCTCGGCAAGCATGATGCTCG from Brevundimonas fontaquae includes these protein-coding regions:
- a CDS encoding DUF5677 domain-containing protein: MIERKDADPREALADEGLLSPEIETWRQIYVDNYRDWFKLSRELNRYAVSLFQDHQDAGEGGPANAAAPTAVRIFGRALNAYTASIMLAERAMTIEAVGAVRPIHEAGFWLSLLATNPEKALEELDIDHHKHAVDREQLLRAAYPGNEELHSASVEREAAHAALLGKRRPISMKALAASLPGDPGYLQYRLASGFYGHLSHNSLDALKLQTGDKGVRPILGPFETEIPKALFFAIDAMARTTRYFAALVKASDASDIISGFRTRLADLGNADAETKSQDR